In a single window of the Oscarella lobularis chromosome 4, ooOscLobu1.1, whole genome shotgun sequence genome:
- the LOC136186212 gene encoding dnaJ homolog subfamily C member 27-like, which produces MAEKRPMQTARIKIISMGDAEVGKSCLIKRFCEKRFVSKYMGTIGIDYGVTKSEINGQEIKINIFDMAGHPLFYEVRNEFYKDSQGAILAYDVTSRSSFESLPHWIEEMKKNIGPSSEANNLVVYVCATKIDIGNRKVDELEGRMWAEQNGYHYFETSAHTGKNVDELFKALFKSVVNRLEGANVAPVTAAFSKEQADAVRKLRTGRNDHERLGVPQGASRDDINKAYRKLAVILHPDKCTMPGSEEAFKILVSARASLLTNARH; this is translated from the exons ATGGCTGAAAAGCGGCCGATGCAGACCGCAAGAATAAAGATTATTAGCATGGGAGACGCTGAAGTTGGCAAG AGCTGTCTAATAAAACGATTTTGCGAAAAGCGGTTTGTATCCAAGTACATGGGAACAATAGGAATTGACTATGGGGTCACCAA ATCGGAAATTAATGGGCAGGAGATCAAAATTAATATATTTGACATGGCAGGGCATCCTCTTTTCTACGAG GTTAGGAATGAATTTTACAAGGACTCTCAGGGTGCTATATTGgcttatgacgtcacctcgCGAAGCAGCTTCGAATCCTTACCACATTGGattgaagaaatgaaaaagaacatAGGACCGTCATCAGAAGCAAATAACCTCGTTGTTTACGTGTGCGCTACAAAG ATTGATATAGGCAATAGAAAAGTAGACGAACTCGAAGGACGAATGTGGGCCGAACAGAACGGTTATCACTATTTTGAAACGTCAGCTCACACGGGCAAAAACGTGGACGAATTGTTTAAA GCACTATTCAAGTCTGTTGTGAACAGACTCGAGGGAGCTAACGTAGCACCAGTCACGGCTGCGTTCTCCAAGGAACAAGCAGACGCCGTACGAAAACTAAGAACGGGAAGAAATGATCATGAAAGGCTTGGCGTACCACAAGGAGCGAGCAG GGACGATATCAACAAGGCTTATCGAAAACTGGCCGTCATTTTACATCCGGACAAATGTACAATGCCAGGCAGCGAGGAAGCATTTAAAATACTCGTCAGCGCTCGGGCAAGCTTACTCACCAACGCTCGTCACTAA
- the LOC136186210 gene encoding serine/threonine-protein kinase TNNI3K-like, translated as MAQILWKLRANFTPGQLISAAEQGDEPTVARLIEAGANPNVRKTREPDAKTALYCAAENGHASVCRRLVASRDCRTTNATCTKRAWTPLHVASSFGHASCVIELLHGGADARKPTGARASCAHLAARSGSVDVLRALVDAGFGDLMNGPVDKMHGDAPIHSAIRDSGEYDAVHFLVIHGANVNATNAHGDPPAHLAARLGHVDILPRLAADGADFSALDERGRDVYDLLEESNCAREFSRAMVVHARQTALRFETHQAEQRSCGCNQCIKAKFQIKSVHDNLADELADCSRQLQRFIEAVQIPINSIQLTSTILGQGSYAEVRAGLWNGRPVAVKMYHELTMSPWNSALWKQEMSISCRISHPNVVAVYGVIASPETISDAEPSYIVMELLECNLEELLLADAKTAPLSWRERVDLASDCVAGVHYLHRLRPQPYLHGDIRSSNVFVSCAMVAKIGDLGASHRVGCALTAGPLSWLYLAPERRVEVKRKGRSTAVLTSENTKEADVFSLGITLGEIFSGKTIKKDDVGAHVGAVVDANARSLCASMTAQQATRRPDVGDVLLRLEKTRNEREYRECRRRRRIEGSPTEKGVTVALL; from the exons ATGGCTCAGATCCTTTGGAAGCTTAGGGCAAACTTCACTCCGGGCCAGCTGATCTCAGCCGCCGAGCAGGGCGACGAACCGACTGTCGCACGCCTCATCGAAGCGGGTGCCAATCCGAACGTGAGAAAGACGCGCGAGCCCGACGCAAAAACGGCGCTCTACTGCGCCGCGGAAAACGGCCACGCGTCCGtctgtcgtcgtctcgtcgcgtctcgcgactgtcgaacgacgaacgcgacgtgCACGAAACGCGCTTGGACGCCCTTGCACGTCGCTTCGAGTTTCGGTCACGCCTCCTGCGTTATCGAATTGCTGCacggcggcgccgacgcgCGAAAGCCGACCGGCGCTCGCGCGTCGTGCGCGCATCTCGCTGCTAGATCGGgcagcgtcgacgttctgagagcgctcgtcgacgccggttTCGGCGATTTGATGAATGGGCCCGTCGATAAGATGCACGGCGACGCGCCTATTCATTCGGCTATACGGGATAGCGGCGAGTACGACGCCGTGCACTTTCTCGTTATTCACGGCGCCAACGTgaacgcgacgaacgcgcACGGCGACCCGCCGGCACACTTGGCGGCGCGTCTCGGTCACGTGGACATATTGCCCCGCCTTGCCGCCGACGGTGCCGACTTTAGCGCACTCGACGAACGTGGGCGCGACGTTTACGATTTGTTGGAAGAGAGCAATTGCGCGCGAGAATTTTCCCGCGCTATGGTCGTGCACGCGCGACAGACGGCGCTCCGCTTTGAAACGCACCAGGCGGAACAACGTTCGTGCGGCTGCAATCAATGCATCAAAGCGAAATTTCAAATTAAATCG GTTCATGATAACTTAGCTGATGAATTGGCCGATTGCAGTCGACAGTTGCAACGATTCATTGAAGCCGTTCAAATTCCCATCAATTCGATTCAGCTCACTTCGACGATACTCGGACAGGGTTCCTATGCCGAAGTGCGCGCCGGCCTCTGGAACGGAcgtcccgtcgccgtcaagaTGTACCACGAACTCACCATGAGCCCGTGGAATTCCGCCCTGTGGAAGCAGGAGATGTCAATCAGCTGTCGAATCAGTCatccgaacgtcgtcgccgtctacGGCGTGATCGCCTCGCCGGAAACGATATCCGACGCCGAGCCGTCCTACATCGTCATGGAATTATTGGAATGCAATCTCGAAGAACTGCTCCTAGCGGACGCGAAGACGGCGCCGTTGTCGTGGCGCGAACGAGTCGATTTGGCGTCCGATTGCGTCGCCGGCGTTCACTATCTCCACCGATTGCGTCCGCAACCGTATCTGCACGGCGACattcgttcgtcgaacgtctttGTCAGCTGCGCCATGGTGGCGAAGATTGGAGATCTCGGCGCGTCGCATCGCGTCGGCTGCGCCCTCACCGCCGGTCCGCTCAGCTGGCTCTATCTCGCGCCGGAGCGCCGAGTCGAGGTGAAACGGAAAGGCCGATCGACGGCCGTTTTGACGTCGGAAAATACGAAGGAGGCGGACGTCTTCAGCTTGGGTATCACGCTCGGTGAGATATTTTCCGGTAAGACGATCAAGAAAGACGATGTCGGCGCTCACGTTGGCGCGGTCGTTGACGCGAATGCGCGATCGTTGTGCGCTTCGATGACAGCGCAACAGGCGACTCGTCGTCCCGATGTAGGAGACGTTTTGCTTCGGCTGGAGAAGACGCGCAACGAGCGGGAATATCGCGAgtgcagacgacgtcgacgaatcgaaggAAGTCCGACTGAAAAGGGAGTCACAGTCGCGTTGCTCTGA
- the LOC136185571 gene encoding glucose-6-phosphate exchanger SLC37A4-like, which translates to MASLDKEYRFWLVLLFISSFFGYGCYIINRKSFSFSMAAMSKDLGLEKDHLGTILSSFFMLYAFSKLFVGFLTDLLGSPRLLFALGLAISAVINILFGLSSSMWAFSLLWMINGLIQGFGWPPVGKLLRVWVPSESFGRWWSTVSMGINVSAALSSIVFAATTKALGWRFVFFGAGAVGLGMSVVIFLITRDSPESVGLKSITSERSNSSAEKKRFSLRDVLSDWFLWVLSGNYLLFYVVKTSIADWSQMYLIQYREFPASFAAYAIGMLEVGGIVGSLVAGFSSDFIVSKMPRLGVFARLPVICILIVILELFLYVLNHTAFITEQYQIDAVFFMLGLALYGPIAIWGVLAVENAPKGFEGTAHSVASMASQTGAFLSGYPFSLLVSSYGWYWSFVTLEVTGLIVVVLFGFVFFYKLQKLKAD; encoded by the exons ATGGCGTCCTTAGACAAGGAGTATCGATTCTggctcgttcttctctttatttcgtctttctttggTTACGGATGCTACATAATTAACCGAaaatccttttccttctcgatGGCTGCCATGTCGAAGGACCTCGGTCTCGAGAAAGATCATCTTGGAACGATCCTTAGCTCCTTCTTCATGCTCTACGCCTTCAGCAAACTCTTCGTTGGCTTTCTCACCGATCTACTCGGCAGCCCGCGTCTCCTCTTTGCACTGGGCCTCGCTATCAGCGCTGTCATCAACATTCTTTTTGGCCTATCATCTTCCATGTGGGCTTTTTCCCTACTTTGGATGATAAACGGACTCATTCAG GGATTTGGATGGCCTCCGGTAGGCAAACTGCTGCGCGTTTGGGTTCCCAGTGAGTCGTTTGGACGTTGGTGGAGCACAGTATCAATGGGCATCAATGTTTCTGCTGCATTGAGTTCAATTGTCTTTGCCGCTACTACGAAAGCATTGGGTTGgcgattcgtcttctttggaGCGGGTGCTGTCGGCTTGGGCATGTCAGTTGTCATCTTCCTGATCACGCGAGACTCACCTGAGTCTGTTGGTCTAAAGTCTATCACGTCAGAAAGAAGCAATTCCTCagcggaaaagaaacgcttttCCTTGCGAGACGTGTTGTCTGATTGGTTTCTTTGGGTGCTGAGTGGCAACTACCTTCTTTTCTACGTGGTCAAGACGTCGATAGCAGATTGGAGTCAAATGTACCTGATTCAGTACCGCGAATTTCCGGCTAGCTTTG CCGCATACGCTATTGGGATGTTGGAAGTGGGAGGAATTGTGGGCAGCTTAGTGGCGGGCTTCTCATCTGACTTCATTGTGTCCAAG ATGCCTCGTTTGGGAGTTTTTGCTCGACTACCTGTCATTTGCATACTTATCGTGATTTTGGAGCTTTTCTTATATGTGCTCAATCACACAGCCTTCATTACTGAACAG TATCAGATTGACGCTGTGTTTTTTATGCTGGGCCTAGCATTGTATGGGCCCATAGCCATTTGGGGTGTTCTTGCTGTGGAAAATGCACCTAAAGGCTTTGAAGGAACCGCTCATTCTGTTGCTTCGATGGCTTCCCAAA cgGGGGCGTTCTTGTCTGGCTATCCATTCAGTCTTCTTGTGTCCAGCTATGGGTGGTACTGGTCATTTGTCACCTTAGAAGTCACTGGCCttattgttgttgttttatttggatttgtttttttctataaaCTCCAAAAGCTGAAGGCAGATTAA
- the LOC136186213 gene encoding putative serine protease K12H4.7 → MCHVTRMNPLPYLILFALPVTLSFHWRHRSGFYDPPPLPNGVKVPKAQWFTQRLDHFDQQNEATWKQRYFVNDTFWKKGGPIFLMLGGEGPSSPVWNVVGSWVGYAAQYGALAIQVEHRFYGESHPTKDTTLESLRYLSSEQALADFAYFRQSMAIELGTGDAPWIVFGGSYSGALSAWIRLKYPNLFFGSIATSAPIQAKLNFVEYAEVVTASLATSSSACVDAVKTATTAFDALVKTTAGRASLSKQFKLCSPLQDDENDIANFAEGAAGNFFGVVQYNKDNRAFEETVGTNITIDTLCSIMADTSVGDELARYAAVNTLMLKTYKVPCLDVNYTAMIEEMRNTTMANEVIAGRMWFYQTCTEFGYYQTSDSPNQPFGTLFPLSFAVQQCVDVFGKDFDQDFIQKGIDWTNENYGSLGINKTTSRTLFPNGSIDPWHALGLTHVMDILKDVNSIFIEGTAHCANMYPPLASDPPGLKDARSTVMQAIGLWVLQAEAGH, encoded by the exons AtgtgtcacgtgacaagAATGAATCCGTTACCTTACTTGATTCTTTTCGCGCTACCAGTGACTCTTTCCTTCCACTGGAGGCATCGAAGCGGATTTTAcgatcctcctcctcttccaaaCGGCGTGAAAGTGCCCAAAGCGCAATGGTTCACCCAGCGTCTCGATCACTTCGATCAGCAGAACGAGGCGACGTGGAAACAGCGCTACTTCGTCAACGACACGTTCTGGAAAAAAGGAGGTCCTATCTTTCTCATGCTCGGAGGCGAGGGGCCGTCGTCGCCCGTGTggaacgtcgtcggatcgtGGGTCGGCTATGCGGCCCAGTACGGAGCACTGGCAATACAAGTAGAACACAG ATTTTACGGAGAAAGCCACCCTACGAAGGATACAACCTTGGAGAGTTTGCGTTACTTGAGCAGCGAGCAAGCGCTAGCTGATTTTGCTTACTTTCGTCAGAGTATGGCCATAGAATTGGGCACTGGCGATGCTCCCTGGATTGTGTTTGGAGGCTCCTACTCGGGCGCGTTGTCAGCTTGGATTCGTCTCAAGTATCCAAACCTGTTCTTCGGCTCAATTGCCACAAGCGCTCCTATTCA AGCTAAGCTGAATTTTGTGGAGTATGCTGAAGTTGTCACGGCATCGTTAGCAACGTCCAGCTCCGCttgcgtcgacgccgtcaagACGGCGACCACCGCCTTCGACGCTCTAGTGAAGACTACAGCGGGCAGAGCGAGTCTATCTAAACAATTCAA ACTTTGTTCACCGCTGCaagatgacgaaaacgacattGCCAACTTTGCGGAAGGTGCTGCTGGAAATTTCTTTGGTGTAGTCCAATACAACAAGGATAATCGCGCTTTTGAGGAAA CAGTTGGTACAAACATCACAATCGATACCCTTTGTTCGATAATGGCTGACACgtccgtcggcgacgagctgGCGAGGTACGCAGCAGTCAATACATTGATGCTGAAGACGTACAAGGTACCGTGTTTGGACGTCAACTATACTGCCATGATCGAAGAGATGCGCAACACGACAATGGCAAATGAAGTCATTGCCG GTCGTATGTGGTTCTATCAAACCTGCACGGAATTTGGCTACTATCAGACGTCCGACTCTCCCAACCAACCTTTTGGCACCTTGTTTCCTCTTTCCTTTGCAGTCCAGCaatgcgtcgacgtcttcggaAAAGACTTTGATCAAGACTTCATCCAGAAAGGCATTGATTGGACGAACGAGAACTACGGCAGTTTAGGCATTAacaagacgacgtctcgcACTCTCTTTCCCAACGGGTCCATTGATCCCTGGCACGCCTTGGGACTGACTCACGTCATGGATATTCTAAAGGACGTCAATAGCATCTTCATAGAAGGCACGGCTCACTGCGCAAACATGTATCCACCTCTCGCGTCCGATCCTCCCGGCCTCAAAGATGCTCGTTCGACAGTAATGCAAGCTATCGGACTTTGGGTGCTTCAAGCAGAAGCGGGACATTAG
- the LOC136186202 gene encoding uncharacterized protein: MDYDMGNMYSDSDSDSDMWVDEEYDRESYNCLGQFYNQLSQFSASPTKKVVVVENLKDLAAAVIGQRLPFELVEQYAARVRPVPDFLQLAIMKAAFPRSKSLVRTHAFLSGVGPTKGGGVSSSSLCFIDGSPMQIGFSLVASVGDDGGVAAASAIRPPTKATCMIRFDRGTITSLSCPQHGDDRWCPHLLHLAYRRIEKPQDFLYRLPISDSVRSLSSVQRMQFIGYLLDKQHSSVLAFAQETLDSMLRGEGNASVAPGFVADRTAGGCMNETATWYLDDEFVKKSLSNGPVWKLSRQIVHHGKPLSLETWLNLARFKRERAERCQDYLQPVSSSPDILMCVESLLGLESQKNVVSALDTVTSCWMFCLSRAYCRASVSDARKYKGNYSENANLLGYWSRSLNFPDWLICCWRLAALMPRSGDDVHDLQETLQKWSSNFSDLMNHWISIHLDARKSMLNWQGFAHVSALLKGGARQLVNNLASNRPQQFSSSLRDPATLLSYFRKSSVLKLACHLIEALLFWKCSSAARRLATATAKAALYRSTVGDIIAPDELSLLDCVYKCYQRAGPQLYGKEGAAAAFGGLRFPLLVLHKLLRDISPLEERFTFNLDSLLSLKATTKPQNVSLSFPTALALHGLSITDGLKGGKARSEIQLDAAIASNEAFAWLNKSEATEIAADVVQKSLGKMLFLKGLCLADSVPLSLALSVVPDLLQKMASNLAKAVLSTSSSVCSVFYNDLMTYLDFFRRALTVCCRSEEGSSVSDRLIADCFAPFHYDLSHQAAVRGSRLTDYLSEVAQLVNMSQLKGFSIYQSLGLPETIVQLFPEATRSRFDMTKFKLLLKLFAFENHPKLGKSRRLQSCFSLLSCSDAVEYLSPSALIDVLANERYGSLLPGNKVFALLKLKLEHCPKLSETEKEKLTSILCKISSFVSRCQSSHFTFLARRSDVVNSLCKAALDVTSAFASTAWPEILFYLSKHSTIPTREKFQVGLKALKRFSVIYHANAQSEECGRGNSRWRADGAQDFVVLMSALSVSIDQEPLQAKTPMKRVKLAFIENWIEALDENWIDPLLSFNAVLQVARLWGWRSRVKEVLSATPGECSHDSSSLAFLEKDEALPAVSALCKRLAPAESLIKRCKTTLISKLQQELPPLSVSDLVVLQFILKVFPDKKVKLATLLKKATLNRSLAIKTAAKHVADDDKMYVPFVPLCCEALIVDRHCHVCDEDDDNEVYDDYEGLYDDVGDYSESDDYL; encoded by the exons ATGGACTACGACATGGGCAACATGTACAGCGACAGCGACAGCGACAGCGACATGTGGGTGGACGAGGAATATGACAG GGAATCCTACAACTGCCTCGGTCAATTCTACAATCAGCTCTCGCAATTCTCCGCCTCTCCGAcgaagaaagtcgtcgtcgtggagAATTTGAAAGATCTCGCCGCAGCCGTCATCGGCCAACGCCTCCCGTTCGAACTCGTCGAACAGTACGCGGCGCGCGTTCGTCCCGTGCCGGATTTCCTTCAATTGGCGATCATGAAAGCGGCGTTCCCGCGCAGCAAGTCGCTCGTGCGCACGCACGCGTTTCTCTCGGGCGTAGGCCCCAcgaaaggcggcggcgtctcgtcgtcgtcgttgtgcTTCATCGACGGATCGCCTATGCAGATCGGCTTCTCGCTCGTCGCcagcgtcggcgacgacggcggcgtcgccgccgcaaGCGCTATTCGACCTCCCACCAAAGCCACGTGCATgattcgattcgatcgcGGCACGATAACGAGTTTGTCGTGTCCGCAGCACGGCGACGACCGCTGGTGTCCTCACCTCTTGCACTTGGCATATCGTCGCATTGAGAAGCCGCAGGATTTTCTCTATCGGCTGCCGATTTCGGATTCGGTTCGGAGTCTCAGTAGCGTCCAGCGGATGCAGTTCATTGGTTATCTGCTCGATAAGCAGCATTCGAGCGTTTTGGCTTTTGCGCAGGAGACGCTCGATAGCATGCTACGCGGTGAGGGCAATGCGTCTGTTGCGCCGGGTTTTGTCGCTGATCGAACGGCTGGCGGGTGCATGaacgagacggcgacgtggTACTTGGACGATGAGTTTGTCAAGAAGTCGCTTTCCAATGGCCCCGTGTGGAAGCTCTCTCGACAGATTGTTCATCACGGCAAACCTCTATCGTTAGAGACTTGGCTTAATTTGGCACGTTTCAAGAGGGAAAGAGCAGAGAGGTGTCAAG ACTATTTGCAACCAGTTTCGTCCTCTCCTGACATACTGATGTGCGTTGAGAGCCTGCTGGGACTAGAGAGCCagaagaacgtcgtttcTGCTCTCGATACGGTGACGTCTTGCTGGATGTTTTGTCTCTCGCGCGCCTATTGCAGAGCTTCAGTTTCAGACGCACGTAAATATAAGGGCAACTACTCCGAGAATGCCAACCTGCTTGGCTACTGGAGCAG GAGTTTGAATTTTCCTGATTGGTTGATTTGTTGCTGGCGACTCGCTGCTCTCATGCCTCGcagtggcgacgacgtccacgATCTCCAAGAGACACTTCAGAAATGGAGCTCCAATTTCAGCGATCTAATGAATCATTGGATTTCAATTCATTTGGACGCGAGAAAAAGTATGCTCAACTGGCAGGGCTTCGCTCACGTATCGGCCCTGCTCAAAGGCGGTGCACGTCAGCTGGTCAACAATCTCGCAAGCAATCGACCTCAAcaattctcgtcgtcattgcgTGATCCGGCGACTCTTTTGAGCTACTTCCGAAAGTCTTCCGTTCTGAAGCTCGCCTGTCACTTGATCGAggctcttctcttttggaAATGCTCCTCCGCGGCTCGTCGCCTCGCCACGGCAACGGCTAAAGCGGCTCTCTACCGCTCGACCGTCGGCGATATTATCGCCCCAGACGAACTTTCTCTACTGGATTGCGTCTACAAATGTTATCAGCGCGCCGGACCTCAATTGTACGGGAAGGAGGGCGCGGCTGCCGCCTTCGGCGGCTTGcgctttcctcttcttgTGCTACACAAGCTACTTCGAGATATTTCTCCTCTTGAGGAACGTTTCACGTTTAATCTCGATAGCCTTCTTTCGTTGAAGGCAACGACGAAGCCGCAGAATGTCTCGCTTAGTTTTCCTACCGCTCTAGCTTTGCATGGATTGTCTATAACGGACGGTCTCAAAGGAGGAAAGGCGCGCAGCGAAATTCAG CTCGATGCCGCTATTGCATCGAACGAGGCGTTTGCGTGGCTCAACAAGTCTGAAGCGACAGAAATTGCGGCGGATGTCGTGCAGAAAAGCCTGGGAAAGATGCTTTTCTTGAAGGGACTTTGCTTGGCTGACAGCGTGCCTCTTAGTCTGGCTTTGTCCGTTGTTCCCGATCTTCTTCAGAAAATGGCTTCCAATTTGGCCAAAGCTGTCCTTTCGACCAGCAGTTCGGTGTGCAGCGTTTTTTACAACGATTTGATGACGTACTTGGATTTTTTTCGGAGAGCACTGACGGTATGCTGTCGCTCGGAAGAAGGCTCATCAGTGTCAGATCGTCTTATTGCCGACTGTTTTGCTCCATTTCATTATGATCTCAGTCATCAAGCGGCGGTGCGCGGTTCGCGACTTACTGACTATTTGTCAGAAGTGGCACAGTTGGTCAATATGTCGCAACTCAAAGGGTTTAGCATTTATCAAAGCCTGGGGCTCCCTGAGACGATTGTTCAACTCTTTCCGGAAGCTACCAGGAGCCGTTTCGATATGACCAAGTTCAAATTGCTGCTGAAGTTGTTTGCATTTGAGAATCATCCAAAGCTAGGGAAAAGTAGGCGTTTGCAGTCTTGTTTCTC GCTTCTTAGCTGTTCAGATGCTGTTGAATATCTCTCGCCGTCGGCCTTAATTGATGTTCTGGCAAATGAACGTTACGGATCTTTGTTGCCTGGCAACAAAGTTTTTGCTCTGCTGAAGTTGAAACTAGAACACTGTCCG AAGTTATCTGAAACTGAAAAGGAGAAGCTGACGTCTATTTTGTGCAAGATTTCCTCTTTCGTTTCCCGATGTCAATCGAGCCATTTCACATTCTTAGCAAG ACGTTCAGATGTCGTAAATTCTCTCTGCAAGGCCGCGCTCGACGTCACGTCCGCCTTCGCCTCGACCGCATGGCCAGAAATCCTGTTCTATCTGTCAAAGCATTCGACGATACCGACTCGCGAAAAATTTCAAGTCGGTTTGAAAGCTCTCAAACGCTTCTCTGTCATCTATCACGCCAACGCCCAGTCGGAAGAATGCGGTCGCGGCAATTCGCGCTGGCGCGCGGACGGCGCACAGGACTTCGTCGTTCTGATGTCCGCCTTGTCGGTGTCAATCGACCAGGAACCCCTGCAGGCTAAGACGCCGATGAAACGAGTCAAACTTGCGTTCATCGAGAATTGGATCGAGGCTTTAGACGAGAACTGGATTGATCCGCTGCTTAGCTTCAACGCCGTTCTTCAG GTTGCAAGGCTCTGGGGCTGGCGCAGTCGCGTCAAAGAGGTTCTCTCGGCCACGCCGGGCGAGTGTTCTCacgattcgtcttcgcttgcGTTTTTGGAAAAGGACGAAGCTCTCCCCGCCGTCTCTGCACTCTGCAAGCGTCTTGCGCCGGCTGAAAGTTTGATTAAGAG GTGCAAGACAACTTTGATTTCGAAATTGCAGCAAGAGTTGCCTCCCCTGTCTGTTTCCGACCTTGTCGTTCTTCAGTTCATTTTGAAAGTGTTTCCTGATAAGAAAGTCAAACTGGCGACGTTGCTGAAGAAGGCAACACTCAACAGGTCCCTGGCTATCAAAACAGCTGCCAAGCACGTtgctgacgacgacaagaTGTACGTGCCCTTCGTCCCACTTTGTTGCGAGGCTCTCATCGTCGATCGCCATTGTCACGTGTgcgatgaagatgatgacaACGAAGTCTATGACGATTACGAGGGTCTCTATGACGATGTCGGCGactacagcgaaagtgaCGATTATTTGTGA